One window of the Planktothrix sp. FACHB-1365 genome contains the following:
- the rnc gene encoding ribonuclease III, which yields MTKLPEIKNEQLRLQALTHRSYINEHPNAGEDNERLEFLGDAVLGFLVGELLFKKRYPEDMAKMSEANMTRLRSALVDEKQLAKFAVQFNLGELLRLGKGAIRDGGRTNPALLSDAFEAYIGAYYLDTNIDAVRDFIYPLFSAVVNEIIFPQAETTPQTLIDCKNRFQQWALAEYGENPKYYVVGESGPDHAKEFRTEVRVRDKVYGYGKGRRKQDAEKRAAEVALQKLGLL from the coding sequence ATGACAAAACTACCCGAAATCAAAAACGAACAATTGCGACTACAAGCACTCACCCATCGTTCCTATATTAATGAACATCCTAATGCAGGAGAAGACAATGAACGATTAGAATTTTTAGGGGATGCGGTCTTAGGATTTTTAGTGGGAGAATTGCTATTTAAAAAACGTTATCCCGAAGACATGGCAAAAATGAGTGAAGCGAATATGACGCGCTTACGGTCAGCATTAGTCGATGAAAAACAACTCGCTAAATTTGCAGTTCAATTTAATTTAGGGGAATTATTACGGTTAGGAAAAGGAGCCATTCGAGATGGGGGACGAACTAACCCCGCTTTACTGAGTGATGCCTTTGAAGCTTATATTGGTGCTTATTATTTAGATACAAATATTGATGCTGTTCGAGATTTTATTTATCCTTTATTTTCGGCTGTTGTCAATGAAATTATTTTTCCCCAAGCAGAAACAACACCCCAAACCTTAATTGATTGTAAAAACCGCTTTCAACAATGGGCCTTAGCGGAATACGGTGAAAACCCGAAATATTATGTCGTCGGAGAATCTGGGCCAGATCACGCCAAGGAATTTCGGACAGAAGTTCGGGTTAGGGACAAAGTATATGGTTATGGGAAAGGACGCCGAAAACAGGATGCGGAGAAAAGAGCCGCAGAAGTCGCGTTACAAAAATTGGGTTTGCTTTGA
- a CDS encoding CmpA/NrtA family ABC transporter substrate-binding protein yields MSQFSNHYSRRKFLITAGVSAASTIFLKGCLGNPPEPTANAGNSPSTVVPVANISPEQAPEVTKIKLGFIPIVESAPLIIAKEKGFFAKYGMSDVEVSKQANWASARDNVTIGSNGGGIDGGQWQMPMPHLMTEGIITGGKKVPMYVLAQLNTNGNGVAIANTHLGKGIGLDIKNAAEYIRSFSSTNGRKFKAAHTFPNVNQDFWIRYWFAAGGIDPDIDIDLIAVPPAETVQGMRNGTMDAFSTGDPWPYRIVADNIGYMACISNEIWPYHPEEYLAIRADWVDQNPKATKALLKGLMEAQQWCDKPENRAELITIVSGRNYFNIPKDVITPPYQGNYQMGDGKPAIQDFNKGPLYWKDPIGNVSYPYKSHDLWFLTESIRWGFHQGQIQDIAQAKALVDKVNREDIWREAAQEAGFTADIPTSTSRGVEKFFDGITFDPANPEAYLQSLTIKKV; encoded by the coding sequence ATGTCTCAATTTTCAAACCATTATTCTCGCAGAAAATTTTTAATTACAGCCGGAGTTTCTGCCGCTAGTACCATCTTTTTAAAAGGATGTTTAGGCAACCCACCCGAACCCACAGCGAATGCAGGAAATTCACCTAGTACAGTTGTTCCTGTGGCAAATATTAGCCCAGAACAAGCTCCAGAAGTCACAAAAATTAAACTCGGTTTTATTCCCATTGTGGAATCTGCTCCATTAATTATTGCTAAAGAAAAAGGCTTTTTTGCTAAGTATGGTATGAGTGATGTTGAAGTTTCCAAACAAGCAAACTGGGCTTCAGCACGGGATAACGTTACTATTGGGTCAAATGGAGGTGGAATTGATGGGGGACAGTGGCAAATGCCTATGCCCCATTTAATGACAGAAGGCATTATTACCGGGGGCAAAAAAGTTCCTATGTATGTCTTAGCTCAATTAAATACAAATGGCAATGGTGTCGCAATTGCAAATACCCATTTAGGGAAAGGGATCGGCTTAGATATTAAAAATGCTGCTGAATATATTCGCAGTTTTTCCAGTACCAATGGCCGTAAATTTAAAGCGGCTCATACCTTCCCCAATGTTAACCAAGATTTTTGGATTCGTTATTGGTTTGCAGCAGGCGGAATAGACCCCGATATTGATATTGATTTGATTGCAGTTCCTCCCGCAGAAACGGTTCAGGGAATGCGGAATGGAACGATGGATGCCTTTAGTACAGGCGACCCTTGGCCCTATCGAATTGTTGCTGATAATATCGGTTATATGGCTTGTATTAGTAATGAAATATGGCCCTATCATCCTGAAGAATATTTAGCCATTCGTGCTGACTGGGTTGATCAAAATCCAAAGGCAACAAAAGCCCTATTAAAAGGCTTAATGGAAGCCCAACAATGGTGTGATAAACCTGAAAACCGAGCCGAATTAATCACAATTGTTTCCGGGCGGAATTATTTTAATATTCCCAAAGATGTGATCACTCCTCCCTATCAAGGAAACTATCAGATGGGAGACGGAAAACCGGCTATTCAAGACTTTAATAAAGGGCCGTTATATTGGAAAGATCCCATTGGTAATGTTTCCTATCCCTATAAAAGCCATGATTTATGGTTTTTAACTGAAAGCATTCGTTGGGGTTTCCATCAAGGTCAAATTCAAGATATTGCTCAAGCTAAAGCTCTTGTTGATAAGGTAAACCGCGAAGATATTTGGCGGGAAGCGGCTCAAGAAGCTGGATTTACGGCTGATATTCCGACTTCAACTTCAAGAGGAGTTGAAAAATTCTTTGATGGAATTACTTTTGATCCCGCAAATCCTGAAGCTTATCTTCAAAGTTTAACCATCAAAAAAGTATAG
- the ntrB gene encoding nitrate ABC transporter permease translates to MTSVAKRRSNGNSFADNLGEFWKKNSQNIILPLIGTLGFLIVWQLLSLSGITRLPGPLSVITNEQTRILLMYPFYDRGGLDKGLFWQTLASLGRVAQGYSIAAIVGISVGILVGTNPILDKALDPLFQFLRMVAPLAWVPIALVAFQQNQPAAIFVIFITSVWPILINTKEGVKQIPDDYNNVARVLQLSRKEYYLNILFPSALPYIFTGLRIAVGLAWLAIIAAEIVMSGIVGIGFFIWDAYQQNYISDILLAVVYIGAVGLILDRGIGYIQQLIVPGERK, encoded by the coding sequence ATGACAAGCGTAGCCAAAAGAAGATCAAATGGAAATAGCTTTGCTGATAACCTCGGTGAATTTTGGAAAAAGAACTCACAAAATATTATTCTTCCCTTAATAGGAACCCTGGGTTTTTTAATAGTTTGGCAACTTTTATCTCTATCAGGAATTACCCGTTTACCAGGGCCATTAAGTGTAATTACCAATGAACAAACCCGCATTTTATTAATGTATCCCTTCTATGACCGAGGGGGTTTAGATAAAGGCTTATTTTGGCAAACCTTAGCCAGTTTAGGACGGGTAGCTCAAGGCTATTCAATTGCTGCCATTGTTGGAATTAGCGTGGGAATTTTAGTCGGAACAAACCCAATTTTAGATAAAGCCTTAGATCCCTTATTTCAATTCTTACGAATGGTTGCACCTTTAGCCTGGGTTCCTATTGCCTTAGTTGCCTTTCAACAAAACCAACCCGCCGCGATTTTCGTGATTTTTATTACTTCCGTTTGGCCGATTTTAATCAATACCAAAGAAGGCGTTAAACAAATTCCTGATGATTACAATAACGTTGCTCGTGTGTTGCAGTTATCTCGCAAAGAATATTACTTAAATATTCTGTTTCCTTCTGCCTTACCTTACATTTTTACGGGATTAAGAATTGCCGTTGGTTTAGCTTGGTTAGCGATTATTGCAGCCGAAATCGTGATGTCCGGTATCGTCGGAATTGGTTTCTTTATCTGGGATGCTTACCAACAAAACTATATCAGTGACATTCTTTTAGCCGTCGTTTATATCGGTGCAGTCGGTTTAATTTTAGACCGAGGTATTGGTTACATTCAACAATTAATTGTTCCCGGTGAAAGAAAGTAA
- a CDS encoding nitrate ABC transporter ATP-binding protein (This model describes the ATP binding subunits of ATP-binding cassette (ABC) transporters for nitrate transport, or for bicarbonate transport, in bacteria and archaea.) produces MAKPLIEVEQIDKVFPLAGGGQYIALKGIDLQIKKGEFVSLIGHSGCGKSTLLNMVAGLDLPSEGIVTIEGQKITKPGPDRMVVFQNYSLLPWRTVRENIALAVDSVMKGLPLGERKTIIESHIDLVGLRHAVDKYPAQLSGGMKQRVAIARALALRPKLLLLDEPFGALDALTRGNLQEQLMKICQDNQISALMVTHDVDEAVLLSDRIVMLTNGPESQIGQILEVDIPRPRQRMQVVEHPSYYRLRSEMIYFLNQQKLIKKMRAKKNKILSRHGLEKINLELGFVPLTACAPLAVAKELGFFEKHGLDEVHLVRESSWRGISDGIAGGYLDAAQMPSGMPLWMTLGGDDTKPVTVITSLTMTRNGNAITLARRFYDQGIYSLADFKRMLLSYPEQQHRMGVVHPSSMHNLLLRYWLASGGIDPDHDVELLTIPPAQMVVDLQAGTIDGFCVGEPWNLRAMMEDVGFTVATDLEIWPGHPGKVLGVREDWAAAYPNTHIALVKSLLEASAYCADPENADEIRQILAQRTYLGTRAEYIQLADPNDTACNLDQPMRQYAHHQFFGEGVNRPSRTEQLWHIVQMARWGHTPFPRNWVEILERLCAVGAFSTAARELGLSEISYSRGAIQLFDGTKFDTEDPIGYLNSLKIKRDFTVTEVVLDYPRIKVA; encoded by the coding sequence ATGGCAAAACCATTAATTGAAGTTGAACAAATTGATAAAGTCTTTCCTTTAGCCGGAGGCGGTCAATATATAGCCCTCAAAGGCATTGATTTACAAATCAAAAAAGGTGAATTTGTTTCCTTAATTGGACACTCAGGCTGCGGAAAATCCACCTTATTAAATATGGTAGCCGGGTTAGATTTACCCTCAGAAGGAATTGTCACCATTGAAGGTCAAAAAATTACCAAACCAGGGCCCGACCGGATGGTAGTGTTTCAAAACTATTCCTTATTACCCTGGCGAACAGTTCGAGAAAATATTGCTTTAGCGGTTGATTCTGTCATGAAAGGATTACCGTTAGGAGAACGAAAAACGATCATTGAAAGTCATATTGATTTAGTCGGTTTACGCCATGCCGTCGATAAATATCCCGCCCAATTATCTGGGGGAATGAAACAACGAGTTGCTATCGCTCGTGCCCTAGCCTTACGCCCGAAATTACTTTTATTAGATGAACCCTTTGGAGCCTTAGATGCCTTAACACGGGGAAATCTTCAAGAACAATTAATGAAGATTTGCCAAGATAATCAAATTAGTGCCTTAATGGTGACACACGATGTCGATGAGGCGGTTTTATTATCCGACCGAATTGTGATGTTAACCAACGGCCCCGAATCACAAATTGGGCAAATTTTAGAAGTAGATATTCCTCGCCCCCGTCAACGGATGCAAGTTGTAGAACACCCCAGTTACTATCGCTTGCGGAGTGAAATGATTTATTTCCTCAACCAACAAAAACTCATCAAAAAAATGCGGGCGAAAAAGAATAAAATTTTATCCCGTCATGGCTTAGAAAAAATTAATTTAGAATTGGGTTTTGTTCCCCTCACCGCCTGTGCCCCCCTGGCCGTTGCTAAAGAACTGGGATTTTTTGAAAAACACGGCCTCGATGAAGTCCATCTGGTGCGGGAAAGCAGTTGGCGGGGCATTAGCGATGGCATTGCAGGAGGCTATTTAGACGCGGCTCAGATGCCCTCTGGGATGCCTTTGTGGATGACCTTGGGGGGGGATGACACCAAACCCGTAACGGTGATTACATCCCTCACCATGACCCGCAACGGCAACGCCATTACCCTCGCCCGTCGCTTCTATGACCAAGGAATTTACAGCCTAGCTGACTTCAAACGGATGTTGCTGTCTTACCCAGAACAACAGCATCGTATGGGCGTTGTCCATCCCAGTTCCATGCACAACCTGTTACTCCGCTATTGGTTAGCATCGGGGGGTATTGACCCTGACCATGATGTCGAACTGTTGACCATTCCGCCCGCCCAAATGGTGGTGGACTTGCAAGCTGGCACTATTGATGGGTTCTGTGTTGGGGAACCTTGGAACCTGCGGGCGATGATGGAGGACGTCGGGTTTACCGTGGCGACGGACTTAGAAATTTGGCCAGGACACCCTGGAAAAGTCTTAGGGGTGCGGGAAGACTGGGCCGCAGCTTACCCCAATACCCATATTGCCTTGGTGAAATCACTATTAGAGGCGTCCGCCTATTGTGCTGACCCCGAAAATGCCGATGAAATTCGCCAAATTTTAGCCCAACGGACGTATCTGGGAACTCGCGCCGAATATATTCAATTAGCTGACCCCAATGATACCGCGTGCAATTTGGATCAACCGATGCGTCAATATGCCCATCATCAATTTTTCGGCGAAGGCGTCAACCGTCCCAGCCGCACCGAACAATTGTGGCATATTGTTCAAATGGCCCGTTGGGGACATACTCCTTTCCCCCGCAACTGGGTGGAAATTTTAGAACGCTTATGTGCAGTGGGCGCTTTTAGTACCGCCGCCCGTGAATTAGGACTTTCTGAAATTAGTTATAGTCGGGGCGCTATTCAATTATTTGATGGCACAAAATTTGATACTGAAGATCCCATTGGTTATCTCAATAGTTTGAAAATTAAACGGGATTTTACGGTGACAGAAGTTGTTTTAGATTATCCCCGAATTAAAGTGGCTTGA
- a CDS encoding nitrate ABC transporter ATP-binding protein (This model describes the ATP binding subunits of ATP-binding cassette (ABC) transporters for nitrate transport, or for bicarbonate transport, in bacteria and archaea.) → MTTAKSSVSTFGQKFTKKSLGKTQPYLVFDHVSKVYPTAKGPYTVLKDVNLTINEGEFICVIGHSGCGKSTLLNMVSGFNTPSDGKVTLRSKPILKPGPDRMVVFQNYALLPWRTVFENVYLAVNAVHPNKSEVEKNAIVRDHLAMVGLSEAAEKKPPQISGGMKQRAAIARALAIRPEVLILDEPFGALDAITKEELQEELLKIWNDHRCTVLMITHDIDEALFLADRLVMMTNGPSATIGEILEIPFERPRDRTQIMEDPEYYNLRNYALDFLYRRFAHDDE, encoded by the coding sequence ATGACTACTGCTAAAAGTTCTGTGTCTACCTTTGGTCAAAAATTTACTAAAAAATCCCTGGGGAAAACTCAGCCTTATTTAGTGTTTGATCACGTTTCTAAAGTTTATCCGACTGCTAAAGGGCCGTACACGGTTTTAAAAGATGTTAATCTCACGATAAATGAAGGGGAATTTATTTGCGTGATCGGACATTCCGGGTGCGGAAAGTCTACTTTATTAAATATGGTTTCCGGGTTTAATACTCCTTCAGATGGTAAGGTGACATTACGCTCAAAACCGATTTTAAAACCTGGGCCAGACCGCATGGTGGTGTTTCAAAACTATGCCTTATTACCTTGGCGGACGGTCTTTGAAAATGTTTATTTAGCCGTTAATGCGGTTCATCCCAATAAATCAGAAGTTGAAAAAAATGCCATTGTTCGAGATCATTTAGCGATGGTAGGATTATCAGAAGCCGCCGAGAAAAAACCGCCTCAAATTTCAGGGGGGATGAAACAACGGGCGGCGATCGCACGGGCTTTAGCTATTCGTCCTGAAGTGTTAATTTTAGATGAACCTTTTGGGGCGTTGGATGCAATTACTAAAGAAGAATTGCAGGAAGAATTGTTAAAAATTTGGAATGATCATCGCTGTACAGTATTGATGATTACCCATGATATTGATGAGGCATTATTCTTAGCAGATCGGTTAGTGATGATGACAAATGGCCCCTCGGCAACTATTGGAGAAATCTTAGAAATTCCCTTTGAACGTCCCCGCGATCGCACTCAAATTATGGAAGATCCCGAATATTATAACCTCAGAAATTATGCCCTAGATTTCCTTTATCGTCGCTTTGCCCATGATGATGAATAA
- a CDS encoding LysR family transcriptional regulator — MMQATLHQLKVFEAVARHSSFTKAAEELMITQPTVSTQVKQLTQTIGLPLFEQIGKQLYLTEAGEALLSTCQNIFEQLDNLEMQVAALKGTKQGRLRLGVVSTAKYFVPRVLGHFCQQYPGIDIALQVTNHATLIQRMQDNQDDLYILSQPPEDLALSSQPFLDNPLVVVSRQDHPLAGEKNIPIKSLAGEPFIMREQGSGTRQSVQKLFERYKVGVKVRLELGSNEAIKQAIAGGLGLSVLSQHTLIAEQLMGELTILDVQHFPIHLRWYVTHLEGKQLSIIAETFLKFLLENSNHVPLLGTLALQSGTLLGNHQVDLVKMG, encoded by the coding sequence TTGATGCAGGCAACTTTACATCAATTAAAAGTATTCGAGGCGGTGGCGCGTCATAGTAGCTTTACGAAAGCCGCCGAGGAATTGATGATTACACAACCAACGGTTTCAACTCAAGTTAAACAACTGACTCAAACCATTGGTTTACCATTATTTGAACAAATTGGCAAGCAACTGTATCTGACTGAAGCCGGAGAAGCGTTGCTATCTACTTGTCAGAATATTTTTGAACAGTTGGATAATTTAGAAATGCAAGTTGCGGCTTTAAAAGGCACAAAACAGGGACGGTTGCGGTTAGGAGTTGTTTCAACGGCTAAATATTTTGTTCCCAGAGTGTTAGGGCATTTTTGTCAACAATATCCAGGGATTGATATTGCTTTACAGGTGACTAATCATGCCACATTAATTCAACGAATGCAAGACAATCAAGATGATTTGTATATCCTGAGTCAACCTCCTGAAGATTTAGCATTATCCAGTCAACCGTTTTTAGATAATCCCTTAGTGGTTGTATCCCGACAAGATCATCCTTTAGCAGGAGAAAAAAATATTCCGATTAAATCTTTAGCGGGAGAACCCTTTATTATGCGAGAACAAGGTTCAGGAACACGACAATCGGTTCAAAAGCTATTTGAACGGTATAAAGTTGGGGTGAAAGTTCGTTTAGAATTAGGGAGTAATGAAGCAATTAAACAAGCGATCGCTGGAGGTTTAGGGCTTTCGGTTTTATCTCAACATACCTTAATTGCAGAACAGTTAATGGGGGAACTGACTATTTTAGATGTACAACATTTTCCGATTCATCTGCGGTGGTATGTGACTCATTTAGAAGGGAAACAACTGTCTATTATTGCAGAAACTTTCTTAAAATTTTTATTAGAAAATAGTAATCATGTTCCCCTATTAGGAACCCTGGCTTTACAGAGTGGAACGTTGCTCGGAAATCATCAGGTAGATTTAGTTAAAATGGGATGA
- a CDS encoding SulP family inorganic anion transporter, with the protein MQVFNQIKFDNLRGDLFGGLTAAIVSLPLALAFGVASGVGPVAGLYGAVCVGFFAALFGGTPTLISEPTGPMTVVMTTIVASLMAKNPDNGLAMAFTVVMIAGLFQIIFGVFKLGKYITLMPYSVISGFMSGIGIILIILQIPPFLGQATPKGGVLGTIQSLPELLTNINPVDATLAGLTLAIIFLMPSKFKRIVPPQLVALVIGTVVSLIFFQGVDIRRIGEIPTGLPVLQMPVFSFDQLTIMLVDGVMLGMLGCIDTLLTAVIADSITRTQHDSNKELIGQGIANMVSGICGGLPGAGATMGTVVNIQTGAKSALSGITRAVILLIVILGAASLTQSIPMAVLAGIALKVGIDILDWSFLKRAHVVSAKGAIIMYGVMLLTVFVDLIVAVGVGVFIANILTIERLSDMQAQDVKAISDEDDAIVMSPEEKELLAAGQGRVLLFYLSGPMIFGVAKAIAREESVAQNYDVLIFDLSDVPMLGVTASLAIENAIKDAVDKGRHVFIVGAAGKIKQRLERFKILDMIPSHHLILQRKEALQQALTLITPPAYSDEMLNTSPSDAQKPIITTNSEII; encoded by the coding sequence ATGCAAGTGTTCAACCAGATCAAGTTTGATAATCTACGGGGGGATCTATTTGGGGGACTGACCGCCGCCATTGTCTCCCTACCCCTTGCCTTGGCTTTCGGGGTTGCATCAGGTGTTGGCCCGGTTGCGGGTCTTTACGGTGCAGTCTGTGTGGGCTTTTTCGCGGCTTTATTCGGAGGCACACCCACGTTAATTTCCGAACCCACTGGCCCAATGACGGTGGTAATGACCACCATTGTCGCCAGTTTGATGGCAAAAAACCCCGATAACGGTTTGGCTATGGCGTTTACCGTTGTCATGATTGCGGGGTTATTTCAAATTATTTTTGGGGTATTCAAACTGGGTAAATATATTACCTTGATGCCCTATAGCGTGATTTCCGGCTTTATGTCGGGGATTGGGATCATTTTAATCATCTTACAAATCCCACCGTTTTTAGGGCAAGCCACACCCAAGGGCGGTGTATTGGGAACCATCCAAAGCCTACCGGAACTATTGACAAATATCAATCCTGTAGACGCCACATTGGCAGGCTTAACCTTGGCAATTATTTTCCTAATGCCATCCAAATTTAAGCGAATTGTTCCCCCTCAATTAGTGGCATTAGTCATTGGTACAGTCGTTTCTTTAATCTTTTTCCAAGGGGTTGATATTCGTCGCATTGGTGAAATTCCCACCGGACTCCCCGTCCTGCAAATGCCTGTGTTTAGCTTCGACCAACTGACCATCATGTTAGTGGATGGGGTAATGTTGGGGATGTTAGGTTGTATTGATACGTTATTAACGGCCGTAATTGCTGATAGTATTACCCGGACTCAACACGATTCTAATAAAGAATTAATTGGTCAAGGAATTGCCAATATGGTATCGGGAATTTGTGGCGGATTACCCGGTGCGGGTGCAACAATGGGAACCGTTGTTAATATCCAAACGGGTGCAAAAAGTGCCTTATCTGGAATTACCCGTGCGGTAATTCTGCTGATTGTGATTTTAGGTGCCGCAAGTCTTACCCAAAGTATTCCGATGGCGGTGTTAGCCGGAATTGCCCTGAAAGTGGGGATTGATATTCTCGATTGGAGTTTCCTCAAACGTGCTCACGTCGTTTCTGCTAAAGGAGCGATTATTATGTACGGCGTGATGTTATTAACGGTATTTGTTGACTTAATTGTTGCTGTGGGTGTGGGGGTATTTATTGCTAATATTCTCACCATTGAACGCTTGAGTGATATGCAAGCTCAAGATGTGAAAGCCATTAGTGATGAAGATGATGCCATTGTCATGAGCCCGGAGGAAAAAGAGTTACTCGCTGCGGGTCAAGGTCGAGTATTGTTATTCTATCTCAGTGGCCCGATGATTTTTGGGGTCGCGAAGGCCATTGCCCGTGAAGAATCGGTGGCCCAAAATTATGATGTGTTGATTTTTGACTTAAGCGATGTCCCGATGTTGGGGGTTACGGCTTCTCTAGCCATTGAAAATGCCATTAAGGATGCAGTGGATAAAGGCCGTCACGTCTTTATTGTTGGCGCCGCAGGTAAGATTAAACAACGCTTAGAACGCTTTAAGATTTTAGATATGATCCCTTCTCATCATTTAATTCTGCAACGGAAAGAAGCCTTACAACAAGCTTTAACACTGATTACTCCTCCCGCCTACAGTGATGAAATGCTGAATACTAGCCCCAGTGATGCTCAAAAACCGATTATCACAACCAACTCCGAAATAATTTAA
- a CDS encoding shikimate dehydrogenase, producing the protein MIKGTTKLLGVIGYPIEHSLSPVMQNAAIAHLGVDYVYLPFAISPPNLKTALEGFTAIGVQGFNVTIPHKQAILPFLSEVTTLAQSVGAVNTVWCTHNGWSGTNTDVVGFLTPLEVYHQQWNDKVAVILGYGGAARAVVAGCVELGIKEIYVVGRDPQKLATFQDSWRVSPLAVAVKTCPWDQLSSLLPQADLLVNTTPVGMYPHVGESPLEASVMDKIKLGAIAYDLIYIPRTTEFLNLAATRGAMILNGLPMLIQQGAAALQLWLQQPVPVEIMRQSLQHYLES; encoded by the coding sequence ATGATTAAAGGAACTACGAAACTATTAGGGGTGATAGGTTATCCCATTGAACATTCGCTGTCTCCAGTGATGCAGAATGCGGCGATCGCCCATTTGGGTGTAGATTATGTTTACCTTCCTTTTGCCATTTCCCCCCCTAATTTAAAAACCGCTCTTGAAGGATTTACGGCAATTGGTGTACAAGGATTTAATGTAACAATTCCTCACAAACAGGCGATTTTACCCTTTTTATCCGAGGTAACAACTTTAGCACAATCCGTAGGTGCAGTGAATACGGTTTGGTGTACCCATAACGGCTGGAGTGGCACAAATACGGATGTTGTAGGGTTTCTTACGCCCTTAGAAGTGTATCATCAACAGTGGAATGATAAAGTGGCGGTCATTCTCGGTTATGGCGGGGCGGCGAGGGCGGTTGTAGCGGGATGTGTAGAATTAGGAATCAAGGAAATTTATGTGGTCGGTCGTGACCCCCAGAAATTAGCAACCTTCCAAGACAGTTGGCGGGTGTCTCCCTTAGCCGTTGCGGTTAAAACCTGTCCTTGGGATCAATTATCGAGCTTACTTCCTCAAGCCGACTTACTGGTGAATACGACCCCGGTGGGAATGTATCCCCACGTTGGGGAGTCTCCCCTTGAAGCATCGGTGATGGACAAGATTAAATTAGGTGCGATCGCCTATGATTTAATTTATATTCCTCGAACGACTGAATTTTTAAATTTAGCCGCCACTAGAGGTGCGATGATTTTAAATGGACTACCCATGTTAATACAGCAGGGAGCCGCCGCTTTACAATTGTGGTTACAGCAACCTGTTCCTGTTGAAATCATGCGTCAGTCTCTACAGCACTATTTAGAGTCCTAA